One Phenylobacterium hankyongense DNA segment encodes these proteins:
- a CDS encoding DHA2 family efflux MFS transporter permease subunit: MADAAASPATPAPMTGMALAITSIALALGTFMQVLDGTIANVSVPTIAGNLGVSSSQGTWVITSFAVANGVSVPLTGWLMGRYGVVKTFVASVALFTVASFLCGISWNMASLIIFRILQGAVSGPMIPGSQALLIMIFPASKRGTALAIWSMTTLVAPICGPILGGYISDNFSWPWIFLINVPIGILCTVVCWRGMASRETATRKVPIDTTGFMLLLVWVGALQVMLDTGKDADWFNSPAIVVELIVAVVGLIAWVIWELHEKHPIVDLSLLKSRNFVLATIAFCLGYAVFFGNNLLLPLWLQTRMGYIATWAGLVAAPSGAVAVFLTPFAARLMTKVDARWAATVSLVAFAGSYFLRSGYTPDASFGSLIVPMLVQGIAMSTFFISMVTLSLNGIPAQQVPSAVGLSNFLRITAGSFAASLATTIWDRGEALHQTRLAEAMGSSDPAFVQTLQKLQAAGMSAQQALGSITNQVVNQAYTLAALDFFRVSAWLIVLTIPCIWLTRKAMANAGEAHAAD; encoded by the coding sequence ATGGCTGACGCCGCCGCCTCTCCGGCCACCCCCGCGCCGATGACCGGGATGGCGCTGGCCATCACCTCCATCGCGCTGGCGCTCGGCACCTTCATGCAGGTGCTGGACGGGACCATCGCCAACGTCTCGGTGCCGACCATCGCCGGCAACCTGGGGGTCAGCTCCAGCCAGGGCACCTGGGTGATCACCTCGTTCGCCGTCGCCAACGGGGTCTCGGTGCCGCTCACCGGCTGGCTGATGGGCCGCTACGGGGTGGTGAAGACGTTCGTGGCGTCGGTGGCGCTGTTCACCGTCGCCTCCTTCCTCTGCGGCATCTCCTGGAACATGGCGTCGCTGATCATCTTCCGGATCCTGCAGGGGGCGGTCTCCGGGCCGATGATCCCCGGCTCGCAGGCCCTGCTGATCATGATCTTCCCGGCCAGCAAGCGGGGGACGGCGCTGGCCATCTGGTCGATGACCACCCTGGTGGCGCCGATCTGCGGACCGATCCTGGGCGGCTACATCTCCGACAACTTCTCCTGGCCGTGGATCTTCCTGATCAACGTGCCCATCGGCATCCTCTGCACCGTGGTCTGCTGGCGGGGGATGGCGAGCCGCGAGACCGCAACCCGCAAGGTCCCGATCGACACCACCGGCTTCATGCTGCTGCTGGTCTGGGTGGGCGCCCTGCAGGTGATGCTGGACACCGGCAAGGACGCCGACTGGTTCAACTCGCCGGCCATCGTCGTCGAGCTGATCGTCGCCGTCGTGGGCCTGATCGCCTGGGTGATCTGGGAGCTTCACGAGAAGCACCCGATCGTCGACCTGTCGCTGCTCAAGTCGCGCAACTTCGTGCTGGCGACGATCGCCTTCTGCCTCGGCTATGCGGTGTTCTTCGGCAACAACCTCCTGCTGCCGCTGTGGCTGCAGACCCGGATGGGCTACATCGCCACCTGGGCGGGCCTGGTGGCGGCGCCCTCCGGGGCGGTGGCGGTGTTCCTGACGCCGTTCGCGGCGCGGCTGATGACCAAGGTCGATGCGCGCTGGGCCGCCACCGTCTCGCTGGTGGCCTTCGCAGGCTCCTACTTCCTGCGCTCCGGCTACACGCCGGACGCCAGCTTCGGCTCGCTGATCGTGCCCATGCTGGTGCAGGGGATCGCCATGAGCACCTTCTTCATCTCCATGGTGACGCTGTCGCTGAACGGCATCCCGGCCCAGCAGGTGCCCTCCGCCGTCGGCCTCTCGAACTTCCTGCGGATCACGGCCGGCAGCTTCGCAGCCTCTCTCGCCACCACCATCTGGGACCGCGGCGAGGCCCTGCACCAGACCCGCCTCGCCGAGGCCATGGGCTCGAGCGACCCGGCCTTCGTGCAGACCCTGCAGAAGCTGCAGGCGGCGGGCATGAGCGCGCAGCAGGCGCTGGGGTCGATCACCA